One Oscillatoria salina IIICB1 genomic window carries:
- a CDS encoding photosystem II protein Y translates to MDWRLIVVFLPVIAAASWALFNIGAAAIQQVQAFLNKS, encoded by the coding sequence ATGGATTGGAGATTGATTGTTGTTTTTCTTCCGGTAATCGCGGCTGCAAGCTGGGCGTTGTTTAACATCGGCGCTGCTGCTATCCAACAAGTTCAAGCTTTTCTGAACAAAAGCTAA